A single window of Xiphophorus hellerii strain 12219 chromosome 12, Xiphophorus_hellerii-4.1, whole genome shotgun sequence DNA harbors:
- the cnot6l gene encoding CCR4-NOT transcription complex subunit 6-like — translation MPKEKYDPPDPRRCYTIMSAEEAANGKKSHWNELEITGRVRSLSSSLWTLTHLTVLHINDNNLTRIPPDIAKLPNLAYLNLSSNKLRSLPAELGNMVSLRELLLNNNLLRVLPYELGRLFKLQTLGLKGNPLSQDILNLYQEPDGTRKLLNYMLDNLAVHPEQLPQRPWITLKERDLMSPTAAFTVMCYNVLCDKYATRQLYGYCPSWALNWEYRKKGIMEEITGCDADIISLQEVETEQYYTLFLETLKDRGYDGYFCPKSRAKLVSEQERKHVDGCATFFKTEKFTLVQKHTVEFNQVAMANSEGSEVMLNRVMTKDNIGVAVLLEVNKNMFSSGVKPQERQLLLVANAHMHWDPEYSDVKLIQTMMFLSELKSIAERASGAMTTDSPTSDPSSIPIVLCADLNSLPDSGVVEYLSNGGVAENHKDFKELRYNECLTNFSCNGKNGNSDGSITHSFQLKSAYDSNLMPYTNYTYDFKGVIDYIFFSKTHMSAVGVLGPLDSQWLVDNNITGCPHPHIPSDHFSLLAQLELHPPVPHALNPLNGLHLPVHR, via the exons GACGAGTCAGGAGCCTGAGCAGCTCGTTATGGACGCTCACGCACCTGACGGTGCTGCACATCAACGACAACAACCTGACCCGCATCCCGCCGGACATCGCCAAGCTGCCCAACCTGGCCTACCTGAACCTGTCGTCCAATAAGCTGCGCAGTCTGCCCGCCGAACTGGGCAACATGGTCTCTCTCAG GGAATTGCTTTTAAACAACAATCTTTTACGAGTCCTGCCTTACGAACTCGGCCGGCTTTTCAAGCTTCAAACTCTGGGACTAAAAG GAAATCCGTTATCGCAGGACATCCTGAATCTGTACCAGGAGCCCGACGGAACCAGAAAGCTTTTGAACTACATGCTCGACAATCTGGCAG TTCACCCAGAGCAGCTCCCCCAAAGACCGTGGATCACTCTGAAAGAGCGAGATCTGATGAGCCCAACAG CTGCGTTCACAGTCATGTGCTACAACGTGCTGTGCGACAAGTACGCCACGCGGCAGCTCTACGGCTACTGTCCGTCCTGGGCGCTGAACTGGGAGTACAGGAAGAAAGGCATCATGGAGGAAATCACCGGCTGTGACGCCGACATCATCAGCCTGCAG gaagTGGAGACCGAGCAGTACTACACCTTGTTCCTGGAAACACTAAAGGACCGCGGCTACGACGGCTACTTCTGCCCCAAATCCCGCGCCAAGCTGGTTTctgagcaggagaggaaacacGTCGACGGCTGCGCCACTTTCTTCAAGACCGAGAA GTTCACTCTGGTCCAGAAACACACCGTGGAGTTCAATCAGGTGGCCATGGCCAACTctgaggggtcagaggtcatgctGAACAGAGTGATGACCAAAGACAACATCGGCGTGgcggttctgctggaggttaaTAAGAACATGTTCTCCAGTG GCGTGAAGCCTCAGGAGAGGCAGCTACTTCTTGTGGCCAACGCTCACATGCATTGGGACCCCGAGTACTCGGACGTTAAGCTGATCCAAACCATGATGTTTCTGTCGGAGCTGAAGAGCATCGCGGAGAGAGCCTCGGGCGCCATGACGACGGACTCCCCGACCTCTGACCCGTCATCCATCCCCATCGTACTGTGTGCCGACCTCAACTCGCTGCCCGACTCTG GCGTGGTGGAGTACCTGAGCAACGGCGGGGTGGCTGAAAACCACAAGGACTTCAAGGAGCTGCGCTACAACGAGTGTCTCACCAACTTCAGCTGCAACGGCAAGAATGGCAACTCGGACGGCAGCATCACACACAGCTTCCAGCTGAAGAGCGCGTACGACAGCAACCTGATGCCTTACACCAACTACACATACGACTTCAAG GGTGTCATCGACTACATCTTCTTCTCCAAGACACACATGAGCGCCGTGGGCGTCCTGGGCCCGCTGGACAGCCAGTGGCTGGTGGACAACAACATCACCGGCTGCCCCCACCCCCACATCCCCTCGGACCACTTCTCCCTGCTGGCCCAGCTGGAACTGCACCCCCCCGTCCCCCATGCGCTCAACCCCCTGAACGGCCTGCACTTGCCGGTCCACAGGTAG